AGACTAAATAACTAGGTGCTACAGTTAAAAAAAAAGGAATGAAGAAAATTATTTTAATGGTACTAGCGCTATTCACGGTAGTGTTAATGCATAGCCAAGAGACGTATTTTAGCATCGCTTCTAGCGGATTAAATATTAGGGAAGCACCAAATAGTACCGCAAATAGAATAGGAAAATTACCCTACGGAAGCACTGTAGATGTAGTAGAGAACACGGGGTTAACCTACCAAACTATAGAAGATGGGACTCCTGTGCTAGGCGAATGGGTGAAAATTAAGTTTTATAATTTCCCTTATATTGTTTCAGAAACTAAGGACTACGATTACCACGAAGAAGGCTATGTTTTAAACACCTACCTAGAAAAACTTCATAAAGCGACCATTACACACAAAGAAATAGACAGCTTAACATTTTATAGCCTTTATAAAGAACAGGTCCCTACAGATGATATGCCTAGCATCACCTCAGCACAAGAAGCCGAAAAATTGTTAGCCTCAAGAGTCCGTTGGAAAAATGTACCCGGTTTAGGGCGCAGCATTGATGAAATTATACTGGAGAACGGACAAGTGCTTCGCATCAATCAAGAAAGTAATGATTATGAGTTTGTGGCCTACTACCCTACCGAAGAAATTATTTTATTTGAAGGAGGCCATACTAGTGATTATTCTATTTCTATAAGAACAGGAGAATCTCTAGAAACGGTAGGAAATCCGAAGTATATTGTAGCCTCTCCAACTAAAAAAATGAGACTGAATGGCTGGTTTCCTGGACAAGAATGCAGTAGTTATTTTTTTCAAGAACAGCTAGGAGACAGCTATACCTATTTAATAGATTTTGGTTGGGGCACAGAAACGTTTGGTCAAAACGTTTGTAATTTCAATACATTTTACTGGATCAATGAGGATACCTTTATGTATTCCTATACCGCCTATTCTGATGAACAAACAACGGAAAAATATGGTACCGGTCAGATAACTAAACTTAAATAACACGGAATGCAACTATACGTAAAATAGCATCCACACTCGCAACATGTTACAAAGCATCAGAACAAAAATAGCAGCTACCCTTATTACCAGCAATCTAATTCTTGGCAACGGAATCTTATTTATAGGCGGTAAAAGTTCTTTTACCGAAGCTGTAAATTACCCATTAATGGGTGGGATGTCTCTAGCATGTATTATTTTGTACACGCTATTTTTTTATTATTCAAAATTTGAAACCTACTCAAAATTTAAATTGATTCTTCTTTCTGTTTTAAGTTGTATGGCAATTATACTTTTAGGATGTTGGTTTACAGTACTACTTAAAGAACCTATAGCAGAATTTTTTATGAATATCCCCACAGCACTACTCATGGGTATCATGGGGAATATAATGTTCTTCCCGGTTTCAATAGTACTAGGGCTTTTAAATTTTGGAATTATACGTTATTATAAAAATAAAAAAAACGTTATAAGCTTCTAAATTGCTAGCTATATACTCCTAAGAAAACAAAAAACATGTTCGGTTCTGGTAAACAGAAAGGTTTCTTTGCCCAGCCTAACCACTAAATAAAAAATAAATGAACACAGAAGAATTTGTACAAGGATTTTATAAAGAAAAACAAGATATCATAAAAGAATACCTATCCAGAAAACCAACAACTTCAGTGGGTGCATTAATAAAATCTCTAAACCTTTCTGACCATCAAAATAAAA
This genomic stretch from Cellulophaga algicola DSM 14237 harbors:
- a CDS encoding SH3 domain-containing protein: MKKIILMVLALFTVVLMHSQETYFSIASSGLNIREAPNSTANRIGKLPYGSTVDVVENTGLTYQTIEDGTPVLGEWVKIKFYNFPYIVSETKDYDYHEEGYVLNTYLEKLHKATITHKEIDSLTFYSLYKEQVPTDDMPSITSAQEAEKLLASRVRWKNVPGLGRSIDEIILENGQVLRINQESNDYEFVAYYPTEEIILFEGGHTSDYSISIRTGESLETVGNPKYIVASPTKKMRLNGWFPGQECSSYFFQEQLGDSYTYLIDFGWGTETFGQNVCNFNTFYWINEDTFMYSYTAYSDEQTTEKYGTGQITKLK